A window from Enterocloster bolteae encodes these proteins:
- the accB gene encoding acetyl-CoA carboxylase biotin carboxyl carrier protein, protein MNVDEIIKLMQAVSDNGLTSLELKEGELKLSLKREKEMPQIVTVSAPSPDAPSMQMAAMQNGLAAPSMMSPAMMPQGVMMPQAAQDTAGRADIGSDKVVTSPLVGTFYNASSPDAAPFVQAGDTVKKGQVLGIIEAMKLMNEIESEYDGIVEAVLVNNEEVVEYGQPLFRIK, encoded by the coding sequence ATGAACGTAGATGAAATCATAAAATTAATGCAGGCAGTTTCAGACAACGGGCTGACCAGCCTGGAGTTAAAGGAAGGAGAGCTTAAGCTTTCACTGAAGCGCGAAAAAGAGATGCCTCAGATTGTAACGGTAAGCGCTCCGTCCCCAGACGCGCCGTCCATGCAGATGGCAGCTATGCAGAACGGCCTGGCAGCTCCATCCATGATGTCCCCGGCCATGATGCCTCAGGGTGTGATGATGCCTCAGGCAGCCCAGGACACGGCTGGCCGCGCTGATATTGGTTCAGACAAGGTAGTTACTTCCCCCTTGGTGGGAACCTTCTACAATGCTTCCTCACCGGACGCTGCTCCTTTTGTACAGGCAGGAGATACCGTGAAAAAGGGCCAGGTACTGGGAATTATCGAGGCCATGAAGCTGATGAATGAGATTGAGAGTGAATACGACGGTATCGTGGAAGCTGTCCTTGTGAACAACGAGGAAGTGGTGGAATACGGCCAGCCATTGTTCCGCATCAAATAA
- the fabG gene encoding 3-oxoacyl-[acyl-carrier-protein] reductase, protein MLEGKIALVTGASRGIGRQIALTLGREGASVIVNYNGSAAKAEEVVKEIEAAGGKAEAVQCNVSDFESCGRMMADVVSRYGRLDILVNNAGITRDNLLMKMSEEDFDAVISTNLKGVFNCIKHISRQMLKQKAGRIINISSVSGVLGNAGQANYCAAKAGVIGITKSAARELASRGITVNAVAPGFIATEMTDVLSDSVKAAATEQIPMKHFGSTQDIAETVAFLASDKAGYITGQVLSVDGGMAM, encoded by the coding sequence ATGCTGGAAGGAAAGATTGCACTGGTAACAGGCGCAAGCCGCGGAATCGGCCGTCAGATTGCCCTTACACTGGGCCGGGAAGGCGCATCCGTAATCGTGAATTATAATGGCTCTGCGGCAAAGGCAGAGGAAGTAGTGAAGGAAATCGAAGCAGCAGGAGGCAAGGCAGAGGCAGTTCAGTGCAATGTTTCCGATTTTGAGAGCTGCGGCAGGATGATGGCAGACGTGGTTTCCAGGTATGGCCGTCTGGATATCCTGGTGAACAATGCGGGAATCACCAGGGACAACCTGCTTATGAAGATGTCAGAGGAAGATTTTGACGCTGTCATAAGCACGAACCTGAAGGGCGTATTTAACTGCATCAAGCATATTTCCCGCCAGATGTTAAAGCAGAAGGCAGGAAGAATCATCAACATCTCCTCCGTATCAGGGGTTCTGGGCAATGCGGGCCAGGCCAATTACTGCGCGGCCAAGGCCGGCGTCATCGGCATCACCAAATCAGCTGCCAGGGAGCTGGCCAGCAGGGGAATCACGGTAAATGCAGTGGCTCCTGGTTTCATTGCAACGGAGATGACCGATGTTCTCAGCGACAGCGTAAAGGCAGCTGCCACGGAGCAGATTCCAATGAAACATTTCGGAAGTACCCAGGACATTGCAGAGACAGTTGCTTTCCTGGCTTCTGATAAGGCAGGATATATCACAGGCCAGGTCTTAAGCGTAGACGGCGGAATGGCCATGTAG
- a CDS encoding acetyl-CoA carboxylase biotin carboxylase subunit, whose protein sequence is MFNKILIANRGEIAVRVIRACREMGIQTVAVYSEADRDCLHTMLADEAICIGPAASTDSYLNIERILAATVAMKADAIHPGFGFLSENARFAKLCAECNIAFIGPSAEIINKMGNKSEARKTMMEAGVPVVPGSKEPVHAAEDGLAMAKEIGFPVMIKASSGGGGKGMRISRSPEDFTELFNAAQMESVKGFSDDTMYIEKYIEKPRHVEFQIMADKHGNVVHLGERDCSIQRRHQKVLEEAPCDVISPGLRKAMGDTAVKATKAVGYENAGTIEFLLDKDKNFYFMEMNTRIQVEHPVTEMVTGMDLIKEQIRVAAGETLSVSQEDVRIEGHAIECRINAENPSKNFMPCPGRITNVHIPGGNGVRVDTHIYNDYKVPANYDSMLMKLIVYDKDREAAISKMRSALGEVIIEGIETNINFQYEILENDAFQQGDTDTSFIEKHFPDYVR, encoded by the coding sequence ATGTTTAACAAGATTTTGATTGCCAATAGAGGTGAGATTGCGGTCCGCGTTATCCGGGCCTGCCGTGAGATGGGAATTCAGACCGTGGCCGTATATTCCGAGGCTGACAGGGACTGTCTTCACACCATGCTGGCCGACGAGGCTATCTGTATCGGGCCCGCAGCCTCCACGGACAGTTATCTGAATATTGAGAGGATTCTGGCAGCCACAGTGGCCATGAAGGCGGACGCCATCCATCCGGGATTCGGCTTCCTGTCTGAGAATGCCAGGTTTGCCAAGCTGTGCGCCGAGTGCAATATTGCGTTTATCGGGCCCAGCGCGGAAATTATCAATAAGATGGGCAATAAATCCGAAGCCCGAAAAACCATGATGGAAGCAGGGGTGCCTGTGGTGCCTGGCAGCAAGGAACCGGTCCACGCGGCTGAGGACGGTCTGGCCATGGCAAAAGAAATCGGCTTCCCGGTGATGATTAAGGCGTCATCCGGCGGCGGCGGCAAGGGCATGAGGATTTCCAGAAGCCCGGAGGACTTTACCGAGCTCTTTAACGCGGCCCAGATGGAGTCGGTGAAGGGATTTTCCGACGACACCATGTATATTGAGAAATACATTGAAAAGCCAAGGCATGTGGAGTTCCAAATCATGGCCGACAAGCACGGCAATGTGGTCCATCTGGGAGAGCGTGACTGCTCCATCCAGAGACGCCACCAGAAGGTGCTGGAGGAAGCACCCTGTGATGTGATTTCACCCGGCCTGCGAAAAGCCATGGGCGATACCGCCGTAAAGGCAACCAAGGCAGTGGGATATGAGAATGCGGGAACCATAGAATTCCTTCTGGATAAGGATAAGAACTTTTATTTCATGGAGATGAATACCAGGATTCAGGTGGAGCATCCTGTTACTGAGATGGTTACGGGAATGGACCTGATTAAGGAGCAAATCCGGGTGGCTGCAGGGGAAACCTTAAGCGTCAGCCAGGAGGATGTGAGGATTGAAGGCCATGCCATTGAGTGCCGTATCAATGCCGAGAATCCCTCTAAGAACTTCATGCCATGTCCGGGACGCATCACCAATGTTCACATTCCCGGAGGCAACGGAGTCCGCGTGGACACCCATATTTACAATGATTATAAGGTGCCTGCAAACTATGACTCCATGCTGATGAAGCTGATAGTATATGACAAGGACCGGGAGGCGGCCATATCCAAGATGCGCAGCGCCCTGGGCGAGGTAATCATAGAGGGAATAGAGACAAATATCAACTTCCAGTATGAAATCCTGGAAAATGACGCATTCCAGCAGGGAGATACAGACACCAGCTTTATTGAGAAGCATTTCCCGGACTATGTGCGGTGA
- the fabZ gene encoding 3-hydroxyacyl-ACP dehydratase FabZ, whose product MLMGVKEIQEIIPHRHPFLLVDCIEELQPGVRAVGYKCVTYDESFFKGHFPQEPVMPGVLLIEALAQTGAVAILSQEGFKGKVAYFGGIEKAKFKRKVVPGDRVKLECEIIKQKGPVGVGKATATVDGKLAVSAELTFMVG is encoded by the coding sequence ATGTTGATGGGAGTTAAAGAAATCCAGGAGATCATACCGCACAGGCATCCTTTCCTGCTGGTGGATTGTATTGAGGAGCTGCAACCAGGCGTGCGCGCCGTGGGATATAAATGCGTGACCTATGATGAGTCATTTTTTAAGGGACACTTTCCGCAGGAGCCGGTTATGCCGGGCGTGCTGCTGATTGAGGCCCTGGCCCAGACAGGGGCAGTGGCCATTCTGTCCCAGGAAGGGTTCAAGGGAAAGGTGGCTTACTTTGGAGGCATCGAAAAGGCTAAGTTCAAACGCAAGGTAGTGCCGGGCGACAGAGTAAAGCTGGAGTGCGAAATCATCAAGCAGAAGGGACCGGTTGGCGTGGGAAAGGCCACTGCGACGGTTGACGGAAAGCTGGCGGTGAGCGCAGAGCTAACATTCATGGTAGGTTAG
- the fabD gene encoding ACP S-malonyltransferase, translated as MSKIAFIFPGQGAQACGMGQDFYEQTETGKRIFDKATELMGFSMPQLCFEENDRLDITEYTQAAMVTASIAMMRVLEENGIKPDVAAGLSLGEYCALAAAGVMSDEDAIRTVRQRGILMQEAVPVGEGAMAAILALDASAIEEVTGAMEGVWIANYNCPGQIVISGEKAAVEDACEKLKAAGAKRAVMLNVSGPFHSGMLADAGEKLGEVLSQVELHEPQIPYVANVTAQYVKNAAEVKELLTRQVSSSVRWQQSVEAMIADGVDTFIEIGPGKTLAGFMRKISRDVKTLNVEKLEDISKVAEALKS; from the coding sequence ATGAGCAAGATTGCATTTATTTTCCCTGGACAGGGAGCCCAGGCCTGCGGAATGGGCCAGGATTTCTATGAGCAGACTGAGACCGGAAAAAGAATCTTTGACAAGGCAACAGAGTTAATGGGATTTTCCATGCCCCAGCTGTGCTTTGAGGAAAATGACAGGCTGGATATCACGGAATACACCCAGGCAGCCATGGTAACCGCCAGCATCGCCATGATGCGTGTTCTGGAAGAAAATGGAATTAAGCCGGATGTGGCCGCGGGACTCAGCCTTGGAGAGTACTGCGCCCTGGCAGCTGCCGGAGTCATGAGTGATGAGGATGCCATCCGTACCGTCCGCCAGAGGGGAATACTTATGCAGGAGGCCGTACCTGTGGGCGAGGGCGCCATGGCAGCTATCCTGGCCCTGGACGCTTCTGCCATTGAAGAAGTGACAGGAGCCATGGAAGGCGTGTGGATTGCCAATTATAACTGTCCGGGACAGATTGTAATTTCCGGTGAGAAGGCTGCTGTGGAAGACGCCTGTGAGAAGTTAAAGGCAGCCGGAGCAAAGAGGGCAGTGATGTTAAATGTCAGCGGACCCTTCCATTCCGGTATGCTGGCAGATGCAGGCGAGAAGCTGGGAGAGGTCCTTTCCCAGGTGGAGCTTCATGAGCCGCAGATTCCTTATGTGGCCAATGTGACGGCACAGTATGTTAAGAACGCCGCAGAGGTAAAGGAGCTGCTCACAAGGCAGGTTTCATCCTCGGTCAGATGGCAGCAGAGCGTGGAAGCCATGATTGCGGACGGCGTGGACACCTTCATCGAGATTGGACCAGGTAAGACCCTGGCCGGCTTCATGAGGAAAATAAGCAGGGACGTGAAAACCCTCAATGTGGAAAAATTAGAAGATATCAGTAAAGTAGCGGAAGCACTTAAGTCATAA
- the fabF gene encoding beta-ketoacyl-ACP synthase II, producing MKTRVVVTGMGAITPIGNDVESFWQGLKDKTVGIGPITYFDTTDYKCKLAAEVKGFDPKQYMDAKAARRMEAFSQFAVAASKEALEQSGIDMEKEDPYRVGVCVGSGIGSLQAMEKDVKKLNEKGPSRVNPLLVPLMISNMAAGNVAIQFGLKGKCFNVVTACATGTHSIGEAFRSIQYGEADVMVAGGAEASITPIGIAGFTSLTALNTTEDASRASIPFDEDRNGFVMGEGAGVVVLESLEHAKARGANILAEVVGYGATCDAFHITSPAEDGSGAARAMENAMKDAGMAAEDIDYVNAHGTSTHHNDLFETKAIRLALGDHAEKVKINSTKSMIGHLLGAAGGVEFITCVKSIQDGFVHATVGLEKPGEGCDLDYTMGDGVSMNVDVAISNSLGFGGHNASLIVKKFSE from the coding sequence ATGAAAACAAGAGTAGTAGTAACCGGTATGGGTGCCATTACTCCCATTGGAAATGATGTGGAGAGCTTCTGGCAGGGACTTAAGGATAAGACAGTTGGAATCGGCCCCATTACTTATTTTGATACAACCGATTATAAGTGCAAGCTGGCAGCAGAGGTAAAGGGATTTGATCCAAAACAGTACATGGATGCCAAGGCAGCCCGCCGTATGGAGGCATTTTCTCAGTTTGCGGTGGCTGCATCCAAGGAAGCCCTGGAGCAGTCCGGCATTGATATGGAGAAGGAGGATCCCTACCGAGTAGGCGTGTGCGTGGGATCCGGCATCGGCTCTCTCCAGGCCATGGAAAAGGATGTAAAGAAGCTTAACGAGAAGGGACCCAGCCGTGTGAACCCCCTTCTGGTGCCACTCATGATAAGCAACATGGCCGCAGGCAATGTTGCCATCCAGTTCGGGCTTAAGGGAAAATGCTTCAACGTGGTAACTGCATGCGCAACCGGAACCCATTCCATCGGTGAGGCGTTCCGTTCCATTCAGTACGGCGAGGCGGACGTGATGGTGGCCGGCGGAGCAGAGGCCAGCATTACCCCTATCGGCATTGCGGGATTTACCTCCCTTACAGCCCTGAACACCACAGAGGACGCTTCCAGGGCATCCATCCCCTTTGACGAGGACAGAAATGGTTTTGTTATGGGCGAGGGAGCCGGCGTGGTAGTGCTGGAGTCCCTGGAACATGCAAAGGCCAGAGGAGCCAATATCCTGGCAGAGGTAGTTGGATACGGCGCCACCTGTGACGCCTTCCACATCACTTCCCCTGCAGAGGACGGAAGCGGCGCAGCCCGTGCCATGGAGAACGCCATGAAGGATGCAGGCATGGCTGCGGAGGATATTGACTATGTCAATGCCCACGGCACCAGCACCCATCACAATGATTTGTTTGAGACAAAGGCCATCAGACTGGCTTTGGGAGACCATGCGGAAAAAGTGAAGATTAACTCCACCAAATCCATGATTGGCCATCTTCTGGGAGCAGCAGGCGGCGTGGAGTTTATCACCTGTGTGAAGTCCATCCAGGATGGATTTGTCCATGCCACAGTAGGACTTGAGAAGCCGGGAGAGGGCTGCGATCTGGATTATACCATGGGCGACGGCGTTTCCATGAACGTGGATGTGGCCATCAGCAATTCCCTTGGATTTGGCGGACATAATGCCAGCCTGATTGTGAAAAAGTTCAGCGAATAA